A genomic stretch from Anaerolinea thermophila UNI-1 includes:
- a CDS encoding glutamate synthase-related protein — translation MKNIRTDLSIPYEDGEERDSCAIYMSARKHGQSTFGTLKRALGALISMGHRTGFVNGEGDGAGVQTDIPRRLWAKKLSQAGMPSYLATHPGFWVGHLFIPYHLKMDTIKEIILERFNEQGLNLLLIQEGKTRKEMLGQNARQAPPQFWQLAGHDHYSDLDQRLFRAQLALEQEFPIQFASLSRHTVVYKMRGSVEALTHYYPDLQDHNYDTSIVLCHARYSTNTVSTFERAQPFAVLGHNGEINTIQRLRIEAQQIGVTLPRDGSDSQDLDRLLHTLCVEYGLDLIEAMEMVFPPIPYEVEQFPPDLRATYQRIRQSFGPYAQGPAGIIARYGDTVVASVDALGLRPLWFVETEKEFIFSSERGAIPLENWVSDARALAPGEKIAIRVRRGEPLNLLTHGQIRQHVMIQMFQREVPQLARQYWAGWGQTSSSTNSHMMLTNSNIHVTVQTAFRHSPENISASTSDVQIEPLGFPWNTPVDSVVFAANGWLKDHFNEVSSLISENKDDLVSSLGYDGPLAPLSKVRVNLSDYFKESVAVVTNPSIDHVREVEAFSTSSIVGACAPIGKTPDPEDTLIVLETPILTGGVTCIEASISRKVAHQFGTLTIEELVSAFQGKLSWLVLGVYPQETVQEALERLAEQAIAQVQNGIQCLILDDEQAISRGLNWLDPHLAVSHLDNALRNAPPSPQGNLRRRVGLVVRSAAIRTLHDSALLCGLGADAINAYAMISAAIELAKASSEEQAENTLKRLVENLTSGLEKVTSTMGCHELRGYGRVFSSIGLAPSVASVFGVPNYFGNESKGVTWDYLNEDSKQRGAELRREQPEPRMPYQTRIFPKFWKVAHQFAKGEIPYSEIQKVYQTISADSPVALRHLLGFRASPPSVLSPEEVDVSVNGYDLPVVIDAMSYGSQGENSFKSYIHAASILNIICINGEGGELPEILGKYRHNRGQQVASGRFGVNAEFLNSASVLEIKIGQGAKPGEGGMLPGYKVTPKVARARRTPPFVTLLSPSNNHDLYSIEDLAQLIEELKMVNPQAKISVKVPVVPGIGVIAVGIAKAGADIINISGYDGGTGAARKHSLQYVGLPTEIGIIQAHRALLAAGIRHKVELWANGGMKTGADAVKMILLGANRVGFATMAMVALGCTICRQCNLGTCHVGIATQIQSREEAQEKGLKHFVPLHFEEDYHRVVRLFQGIGDEIRTITAHLGGVCLQDLVGRADLLEQIYLNEKIDLSSMLEPLPIQKRTSSQPGVGVLLIRPRNSLTTILTDLILKTVADQEREVTYQDSVSAIDRALGSRLAGEIMRHPEVQNQIDMIHLRFGPSSLAGNGFAAWNTEKMDVLIEGGAQDGVAKGASGGRVAIMKGVNHDGLRIDGSVGKSFAYGAQDGILIVQGNADSRACVRLSGAKVIFGGEITQPIPENENPGTFANLKGFACEYMTSGTVIIMGDPGPYAFSGMTGGVVYQKLTPEFGFDEQTLKRRIAKGAQVRVEKITREDIDQIRSLMAHYIAALEQTYQFETAERIRAFLQDDFLLIHRFVKIIPAIKT, via the coding sequence ATGAAAAATATACGCACAGATCTTTCCATTCCCTACGAAGATGGAGAAGAACGCGACTCTTGTGCAATTTATATGAGCGCCAGAAAACATGGACAGAGCACTTTTGGTACACTCAAACGAGCCTTAGGGGCCTTAATCAGTATGGGACATCGCACGGGGTTCGTCAATGGCGAAGGAGACGGCGCTGGCGTACAAACAGATATTCCCCGTCGGCTGTGGGCGAAGAAACTCAGTCAGGCAGGAATGCCTTCGTATTTAGCCACTCATCCTGGATTCTGGGTCGGGCATTTGTTCATCCCCTATCACCTAAAGATGGACACTATTAAAGAGATTATCCTCGAGCGTTTCAATGAACAAGGGCTTAACCTGCTTCTCATCCAGGAAGGAAAAACCAGAAAAGAAATGCTGGGGCAGAATGCACGGCAGGCTCCTCCTCAATTCTGGCAACTCGCCGGGCATGATCATTATTCTGATTTAGATCAACGATTGTTCCGAGCACAATTGGCTCTGGAACAGGAATTTCCCATTCAATTTGCTTCGCTCAGCAGACATACTGTTGTCTACAAAATGAGAGGGTCGGTCGAAGCCCTTACCCATTATTATCCTGACCTACAGGATCACAACTACGACACTTCTATCGTCTTATGTCATGCACGCTACTCTACAAATACGGTTTCAACATTTGAAAGAGCACAACCTTTTGCCGTTCTTGGACACAACGGCGAAATCAACACCATCCAAAGGCTTCGCATTGAAGCCCAGCAAATTGGTGTAACTCTACCGAGAGATGGCTCAGATTCTCAAGACCTGGATCGTCTCCTCCACACTCTGTGTGTGGAATATGGGCTGGACCTGATTGAAGCCATGGAGATGGTTTTTCCCCCTATTCCTTATGAGGTGGAACAATTCCCTCCTGACTTGCGCGCTACTTATCAACGTATCCGCCAGTCTTTCGGTCCATATGCTCAGGGTCCCGCCGGTATTATTGCCCGCTATGGAGATACCGTAGTGGCAAGCGTAGATGCTCTGGGATTACGCCCTCTCTGGTTCGTTGAAACAGAAAAAGAATTCATCTTCAGTTCTGAAAGAGGCGCTATTCCTTTAGAAAATTGGGTGTCCGACGCCCGCGCACTGGCTCCGGGTGAAAAAATTGCCATTCGGGTTCGACGGGGAGAACCATTAAACCTGCTGACCCATGGCCAAATTCGTCAACACGTCATGATTCAAATGTTCCAACGAGAAGTGCCTCAACTCGCCAGACAATACTGGGCAGGCTGGGGACAAACCTCTTCGTCCACAAATAGTCATATGATGCTTACCAATTCAAACATTCACGTAACGGTACAAACAGCCTTTAGACATTCCCCGGAGAATATTTCTGCATCAACTTCAGATGTCCAAATAGAACCTCTTGGGTTTCCATGGAATACTCCGGTAGACTCTGTTGTCTTCGCAGCTAATGGTTGGCTCAAAGATCACTTTAACGAGGTGTCTTCGCTGATCAGCGAAAATAAAGATGACCTGGTAAGTTCACTGGGCTATGATGGACCTCTGGCGCCTTTGAGTAAAGTGAGAGTGAATCTCTCGGATTATTTCAAAGAGTCGGTGGCTGTTGTAACCAATCCTTCCATCGACCATGTCCGGGAAGTTGAAGCATTTTCCACGAGTTCTATTGTCGGTGCTTGTGCTCCTATCGGAAAAACACCCGACCCGGAAGATACCCTGATTGTGCTGGAAACACCAATTCTCACAGGTGGCGTAACATGTATTGAAGCATCCATATCCCGAAAAGTAGCCCACCAATTTGGCACATTGACCATTGAAGAACTGGTTTCAGCCTTTCAGGGTAAATTGAGCTGGCTGGTTTTGGGAGTGTACCCCCAGGAAACTGTTCAGGAAGCCCTGGAACGCCTGGCAGAACAGGCAATCGCACAAGTTCAAAACGGCATTCAGTGTCTGATTCTTGATGATGAGCAGGCCATTTCCAGGGGATTGAACTGGCTGGATCCGCATCTGGCAGTTAGCCACCTGGACAATGCACTCAGGAACGCCCCTCCATCCCCCCAGGGTAACTTAAGACGAAGAGTTGGACTTGTTGTGCGCAGTGCAGCCATTCGTACCCTTCACGATAGTGCACTTCTTTGCGGTTTAGGTGCCGATGCCATTAACGCCTATGCCATGATCTCAGCCGCAATCGAACTCGCCAAAGCATCATCGGAAGAACAGGCTGAAAATACTCTTAAGCGTCTGGTAGAAAATCTAACCAGTGGATTAGAAAAAGTAACCTCAACGATGGGATGTCATGAATTAAGAGGATACGGGAGAGTTTTCAGTTCAATAGGGCTGGCTCCCAGTGTAGCATCCGTATTTGGAGTACCCAATTATTTTGGCAACGAGTCAAAGGGGGTAACCTGGGACTATCTGAATGAAGACTCAAAACAACGCGGAGCAGAATTAAGAAGAGAACAACCTGAACCAAGAATGCCTTATCAGACGCGTATATTTCCGAAATTCTGGAAGGTGGCGCATCAATTTGCCAAAGGAGAAATCCCGTATTCTGAAATTCAGAAGGTTTACCAAACCATCAGTGCTGATTCTCCGGTCGCGCTGCGACATTTACTGGGCTTTCGTGCTTCGCCCCCCTCTGTGCTATCTCCGGAAGAGGTAGATGTTTCGGTTAACGGGTATGATTTACCTGTTGTCATTGACGCAATGTCATACGGATCTCAAGGAGAAAACTCTTTTAAGTCTTACATTCACGCCGCATCCATTCTGAATATCATATGTATCAACGGAGAGGGTGGAGAATTGCCTGAAATTTTGGGAAAATACCGCCATAACCGCGGGCAACAAGTTGCCAGCGGCAGATTTGGCGTAAACGCAGAATTCTTGAATTCCGCTTCTGTTCTGGAAATCAAAATTGGTCAGGGAGCCAAACCCGGTGAAGGGGGAATGCTTCCAGGATACAAAGTTACCCCAAAAGTAGCCCGGGCAAGGCGAACGCCCCCATTTGTCACCTTGCTATCCCCCTCAAACAACCATGATTTATATTCTATTGAAGACCTTGCTCAGTTGATTGAAGAACTGAAAATGGTAAATCCTCAGGCAAAAATATCTGTTAAAGTCCCTGTAGTGCCTGGGATTGGGGTGATTGCCGTTGGTATTGCCAAAGCAGGAGCAGACATCATCAACATTTCCGGATATGACGGAGGGACTGGAGCCGCGCGAAAACACTCTTTGCAGTATGTAGGATTGCCCACCGAAATTGGCATCATTCAGGCGCATCGTGCCCTTCTAGCCGCAGGGATTCGTCATAAAGTGGAGTTATGGGCAAACGGCGGAATGAAAACTGGCGCAGACGCGGTGAAGATGATTCTGTTAGGAGCCAATCGGGTGGGATTTGCAACCATGGCAATGGTGGCTCTGGGCTGCACCATCTGTCGTCAATGCAACCTTGGAACATGTCACGTTGGGATTGCTACGCAGATCCAGAGCCGAGAAGAAGCCCAGGAAAAAGGGCTTAAGCATTTCGTACCACTTCATTTTGAGGAAGATTATCATCGAGTCGTCCGATTATTTCAGGGGATTGGGGATGAAATCCGCACCATCACTGCCCATTTAGGAGGCGTCTGCTTGCAAGACCTGGTGGGCAGAGCCGATTTACTGGAACAGATTTACCTGAATGAAAAAATCGATCTTTCCTCAATGCTGGAGCCTTTACCCATACAGAAGAGAACTTCATCTCAGCCAGGAGTGGGGGTATTGTTGATTCGACCTCGTAATAGCCTCACCACGATATTAACAGACTTGATCCTGAAAACCGTCGCAGACCAGGAGCGAGAAGTCACTTACCAGGATTCTGTCTCTGCCATTGATCGTGCACTGGGTTCCCGACTTGCGGGAGAGATTATGCGTCATCCCGAAGTTCAGAATCAAATTGATATGATTCATCTCCGGTTTGGGCCATCTTCCCTGGCGGGAAATGGATTTGCGGCATGGAACACCGAAAAAATGGATGTTTTGATTGAAGGCGGAGCACAGGATGGGGTTGCTAAAGGCGCAAGCGGTGGACGAGTGGCAATTATGAAAGGGGTAAATCATGATGGGTTAAGAATTGACGGCAGTGTGGGAAAATCATTTGCTTACGGGGCACAGGATGGAATTCTCATTGTGCAGGGAAATGCCGACTCTCGAGCATGCGTTCGGCTATCCGGAGCCAAAGTCATTTTCGGTGGTGAAATCACCCAACCGATTCCTGAAAATGAAAATCCGGGAACATTTGCCAACTTGAAAGGCTTCGCATGTGAGTATATGACATCCGGTACTGTGATTATTATGGGAGACCCAGGTCCATACGCATTTTCTGGAATGACCGGTGGAGTAGTCTATCAGAAACTCACTCCGGAATTTGGGTTCGATGAACAAACACTCAAGAGAAGAATCGCAAAAGGCGCTCAGGTTCGTGTGGAGAAAATTACACGAGAAGACATAGATCAGATTCGCTCACTTATGGCGCACTATATAGCCGCTCTGGAACAAACTTACCAGTTCGAAACCGCCGAACGCATCCGTGCCTTCTTGCAAGATGATTTTCTTCTCATCCATCGCTTTGTGAAAATCATCCCTGCCATAAAGACATAG
- a CDS encoding response regulator transcription factor, which translates to MKVSLRALVVDDDPSWLELLSEILEEVGYHVDCAINLVQANDLLKKPYHLAIVDLSLDTYDHRNQDGLKVLEQIHRQYPDCATILLSGYATVEIAVSVIKDLGGYTCLRKEVFRRSEFRSLIAKLFEQITITEQLSATKFDSRRSKTEQSPISPNILVIEDDAGWRDLLEEILLDAGYSVRVCTGYGDAQGILRREHFSLVILDLNLAGNLPENPRLLKGEALEQLEGFRLLASARASGAQIIVISGLSSPNIIDKMFKRGKIFAYLEKHSFERRGFLQTVREALIMGGKSDDLSSLTEREREVLLLLAQGLTNREIAEALVISNNTVKRHLKSIFSKLNIHTRSAAVAKVAGLEK; encoded by the coding sequence ATGAAAGTTTCGCTTCGAGCATTGGTTGTGGACGATGATCCTTCCTGGCTGGAACTTCTTTCGGAAATTTTGGAAGAGGTTGGGTATCATGTTGACTGTGCAATAAACCTTGTACAGGCAAATGATTTGCTTAAGAAACCTTATCATTTGGCAATAGTGGATCTATCTCTGGATACTTATGATCATCGTAATCAGGACGGACTCAAAGTTTTAGAACAAATTCACCGACAGTATCCAGATTGCGCTACGATTTTATTAAGTGGCTATGCCACTGTGGAAATCGCTGTGAGTGTTATCAAAGACTTAGGAGGATATACCTGCTTACGGAAAGAAGTGTTTAGACGTTCAGAGTTTCGGTCTCTTATTGCGAAATTGTTTGAGCAAATCACAATTACCGAACAACTCTCTGCCACGAAATTTGATAGCCGGCGCTCGAAAACGGAACAGAGCCCGATTTCACCAAATATTCTGGTGATTGAAGATGATGCAGGGTGGCGAGATTTACTGGAAGAGATTTTGCTAGATGCAGGTTATTCTGTCCGGGTTTGTACTGGCTATGGAGATGCTCAAGGTATCCTTCGTCGGGAGCATTTCTCCCTTGTAATTCTGGACTTAAACCTAGCAGGAAATCTTCCTGAAAATCCAAGACTCTTGAAAGGAGAAGCCCTGGAGCAACTTGAAGGATTTCGCCTGTTAGCCAGTGCGAGAGCCAGTGGGGCTCAAATTATTGTCATCAGTGGCTTGTCCTCTCCTAATATCATTGACAAGATGTTTAAGAGAGGGAAAATTTTTGCTTACCTGGAAAAACATTCTTTTGAACGCAGAGGATTTCTGCAAACAGTTCGCGAAGCTCTGATTATGGGTGGAAAATCGGATGATTTGTCCTCTCTTACCGAACGAGAACGGGAAGTGCTTTTGTTGCTTGCTCAGGGCTTGACTAATCGCGAAATTGCGGAGGCGCTGGTGATTTCTAATAACACGGTCAAGCGCCATTTGAAATCTATCTTTTCAAAGTTAAATATCCATACCCGTTCAGCAGCAGTAGCAAAGGTTGCTGGTTTGGAAAAATAA
- a CDS encoding sensor histidine kinase encodes MSGKLLGVLENLNRIGRAINQIGAEAGENEHVVLQQIVESAIKVVPGSAAVIFTYDAAKKSFDPQSRVSAGEFVQGLAGERPRQKGFGFRAIEQKRPILSYEEADLEIDPVKKQQGALTLVCFPLIVANEPVGVLYVYLKEERCFTRLELLMLENFTNQAAMALYQARHLANVSRDLARKEEQMARLQRASMIISSRLRLEETLEAILQMALEVTNAQYGIFRLLDPVRNVLVTRAFAGEGLGHPFVQELPLDQPSISAWVVQNRQSVLIPDLTAQPWSRIYYPLDANLSMKSELAVPLISSSGRLEGVLNLESPRKNAFSEEDRILLQSLATYAVIAIHEVRLLDALQEISRLLLTQSEEVVLNRLVSLAKDLLDARGCGIWMLEEQRFILRVGVNEGNISLKTIVSENSCLFDSDEEILLIPAETFLNAMDQSVSSLAWAVPIGSLPEYGAGGVLLVYPVLSQGAEKEWEKKVLSLLAHYAEMAIFFSSHQRELRQAQEQRSVAEMFAAVGDIATNLLHQLNNKIGTIPVRIQSIQDRRKDLLAEDGYLSNHLAEIERSATEAMRIVRKNLSHLHPVQIVPVNLASCIQEAIQMANLGAEIEVQVENLQNLPEIAGAQYNLALAFANLLENASHAMGGKGKIVISGAQSSSWVEVIVRDFGPGIPPEMHQRIFELNFSSGSPSHAGKLGFGLYWVKALMIRLGGNIEVESDGINGTAFRLKFPLRRRPL; translated from the coding sequence ATGTCTGGAAAACTTCTTGGTGTTTTAGAGAATCTGAATCGTATTGGAAGAGCTATTAATCAGATTGGTGCCGAGGCGGGCGAGAACGAGCATGTCGTATTGCAACAGATTGTGGAAAGCGCCATAAAAGTAGTGCCTGGTTCTGCAGCGGTTATCTTTACCTACGATGCGGCGAAGAAAAGTTTTGATCCTCAATCGAGAGTATCTGCAGGCGAATTTGTTCAAGGGTTGGCGGGGGAAAGACCGCGACAAAAGGGATTTGGGTTTCGAGCGATTGAGCAAAAACGTCCGATACTCTCATATGAAGAAGCAGATTTGGAAATAGACCCCGTGAAGAAACAACAAGGTGCACTTACGCTGGTATGTTTTCCCTTAATTGTCGCGAATGAGCCTGTCGGAGTGTTGTATGTGTACTTGAAAGAGGAACGATGCTTTACCCGTTTGGAACTTTTAATGCTCGAAAATTTTACTAACCAGGCGGCAATGGCGTTATATCAGGCTCGTCATCTGGCAAATGTCTCTCGAGACCTGGCACGGAAGGAAGAACAAATGGCGCGTTTGCAGCGTGCCAGCATGATTATTTCATCCCGATTGAGATTGGAAGAGACACTCGAAGCCATTTTACAAATGGCGTTAGAGGTAACCAATGCTCAATATGGAATTTTTCGGTTGCTTGATCCTGTGCGGAATGTTCTGGTAACACGGGCATTTGCTGGGGAAGGATTAGGGCATCCTTTTGTTCAGGAATTACCTCTGGATCAACCCAGTATCAGTGCCTGGGTGGTTCAAAATCGCCAATCGGTGCTCATTCCTGATCTGACTGCTCAGCCCTGGTCGAGAATCTACTATCCTTTAGACGCCAATTTGAGTATGAAATCTGAATTGGCTGTTCCTCTGATCTCGTCCAGCGGACGTTTAGAAGGCGTCTTGAACCTTGAAAGTCCACGAAAGAATGCCTTTTCGGAAGAGGATCGTATTTTATTGCAGTCCCTTGCCACTTATGCAGTGATTGCAATTCATGAAGTTCGTTTGCTGGATGCATTACAGGAAATCTCCAGATTGTTGTTGACTCAATCTGAAGAGGTTGTCTTAAATCGTCTGGTATCTCTGGCAAAGGATTTGCTGGACGCGCGTGGGTGCGGAATTTGGATGCTGGAAGAGCAGCGTTTTATATTGCGTGTAGGTGTAAACGAAGGGAATATTTCGCTTAAGACCATTGTTTCTGAAAATTCTTGCCTTTTTGACTCAGATGAGGAAATTTTATTAATCCCTGCAGAGACTTTTCTAAATGCGATGGATCAATCTGTATCTTCTCTTGCCTGGGCTGTACCGATCGGATCTTTGCCCGAGTATGGAGCAGGGGGGGTTTTACTTGTGTATCCAGTTCTCTCTCAAGGGGCTGAAAAAGAATGGGAGAAAAAAGTCCTTTCTTTACTGGCTCACTATGCAGAAATGGCAATTTTCTTCTCTTCTCATCAGCGAGAACTGAGACAGGCGCAGGAGCAACGCTCTGTGGCAGAGATGTTTGCTGCAGTGGGCGATATTGCCACAAACTTGCTGCACCAACTTAACAATAAAATTGGCACAATCCCTGTGCGTATTCAAAGCATTCAGGACAGGCGAAAAGACCTGCTGGCAGAAGATGGATATTTGTCTAATCACCTGGCTGAAATCGAACGCAGCGCTACTGAAGCCATGCGGATTGTGAGAAAAAACCTTTCTCATCTTCATCCTGTCCAGATTGTCCCGGTAAATCTGGCATCCTGTATTCAGGAAGCCATTCAGATGGCAAATCTGGGCGCGGAAATAGAAGTCCAGGTTGAGAATTTACAGAACTTGCCTGAAATTGCCGGGGCTCAATACAATCTTGCGCTTGCGTTTGCGAATTTGCTGGAGAATGCTTCCCATGCGATGGGAGGAAAAGGCAAAATTGTTATCAGTGGCGCTCAATCTTCTTCGTGGGTAGAGGTAATAGTTCGAGATTTTGGCCCGGGAATTCCTCCAGAAATGCACCAGCGCATATTTGAATTGAACTTTTCCAGTGGCTCACCCAGCCATGCGGGAAAATTGGGGTTTGGTTTGTACTGGGTGAAAGCCCTGATGATTCGCTTGGGTGGAAACATTGAGGTAGAAAGCGATGGTATAAACGGTACAGCCTTCCGGTTGAAATTCCCCTTGCGGAGGAGACCCTTATGA
- a CDS encoding formate--tetrahydrofolate ligase: protein MTLRKPVTPTPLKRVSPVPTDIEIAQAATLKPIAQLAEEIGILPEELELYGPYKAKVKLSILERLKDVPNGQYIDVTAITPTPLGEGKTTTTVGLSQALGAHLGYSVFTCIRQPSQGPTFGIKGGAAGGGYSQVIPMEEFNLHLTGDIHAITAANNLLAAAIDARILHEAGATDEQLFNRLCPPDKNGKRRFAPGLLGRLRKLGIDKTDPNELTPEERSKLVRLDIDPTTITWRRVLDTSDRFLRGIVIGKGPEEAGFERETGFDITVASELMAILALTTSLRDMRERIGRMVVAVSRSGEPITAEDLGVAGALTVLMKDTIKPNLMQTLEGTPVFVHAGPFANIAHGNSSIIADQIALKLADFVVTESGFGSDIGMEKFFDIKCRYSGLLPSVVVLVATVRALKMHGGGPKVVAGKPLDPAYTDENLPLLKEGLANLIHHIHIVRKFGIPVVVAINRFHTDTPAELELIRDAAIQAGAEDAVVSRHWELGGEGAIELAEAVVRASQKPRKFQFLYPLEMSIKEKIETIAREIYGADGVDYSPEAEKQIEEYTRMGFDHLPICVAKTHLSLSADPNLKGVPKGFRLPVREIRASVGAGFLYPLIGKMSTMPGLPTRPAFFEIDIDPETEKIIGLS, encoded by the coding sequence ATGACACTCCGAAAGCCTGTAACCCCTACCCCCCTCAAGCGAGTCTCCCCTGTTCCAACAGATATTGAAATTGCTCAAGCCGCTACTCTAAAACCGATTGCACAACTTGCCGAAGAAATCGGGATCCTGCCTGAAGAACTGGAACTCTACGGCCCCTACAAAGCCAAGGTAAAACTCTCCATTCTTGAACGGCTCAAAGACGTTCCTAACGGACAGTATATTGATGTAACTGCTATTACGCCTACTCCACTAGGGGAAGGAAAAACCACCACCACGGTGGGATTGAGTCAAGCCTTAGGGGCACATTTGGGATACAGTGTATTTACATGTATTCGACAACCCAGTCAGGGCCCAACCTTTGGTATTAAGGGCGGGGCTGCTGGTGGTGGATACAGTCAAGTCATCCCCATGGAAGAATTCAATCTCCACCTGACCGGAGATATTCATGCCATCACAGCCGCAAATAATCTGCTTGCTGCAGCCATTGATGCAAGGATTCTTCACGAGGCTGGAGCCACAGACGAACAGTTATTTAACAGACTGTGCCCACCCGATAAAAACGGGAAACGGCGATTCGCCCCCGGTTTGCTTGGAAGGTTAAGAAAATTAGGTATTGATAAAACAGATCCAAATGAATTAACTCCTGAAGAACGCTCGAAACTGGTTCGTTTGGATATCGATCCGACAACGATCACATGGAGACGAGTACTTGATACGAGCGACCGTTTCCTCCGCGGAATTGTCATCGGAAAAGGTCCCGAAGAAGCCGGGTTTGAAAGAGAAACTGGTTTTGACATCACCGTTGCCAGTGAGTTAATGGCAATTCTTGCACTGACAACCAGCCTCAGAGACATGCGCGAACGAATCGGGCGCATGGTAGTAGCAGTCAGCCGAAGCGGAGAGCCCATTACTGCTGAGGACCTGGGTGTAGCAGGGGCTCTTACCGTGTTAATGAAAGATACGATTAAACCAAATCTAATGCAAACGCTGGAAGGAACGCCTGTATTCGTCCACGCAGGTCCTTTTGCAAATATTGCCCATGGCAACTCTTCAATCATTGCGGATCAAATTGCCCTCAAGTTGGCAGACTTTGTAGTAACAGAATCCGGGTTTGGCTCTGATATCGGCATGGAGAAATTTTTTGACATCAAATGCCGTTATTCTGGATTGCTTCCCAGTGTGGTTGTTCTGGTTGCCACCGTTCGGGCTTTGAAAATGCACGGTGGAGGGCCCAAAGTAGTGGCTGGAAAACCTCTGGATCCCGCTTATACGGATGAAAATCTCCCCTTGCTTAAAGAAGGCTTAGCCAACCTGATTCATCACATTCATATTGTGCGCAAGTTTGGCATTCCTGTAGTTGTAGCCATTAACCGTTTCCACACCGATACTCCTGCGGAGTTGGAATTAATTCGAGACGCAGCCATTCAAGCCGGAGCAGAAGACGCAGTGGTATCTCGTCATTGGGAACTCGGCGGTGAAGGAGCGATAGAACTGGCAGAAGCCGTGGTACGTGCCTCTCAAAAACCGAGAAAATTCCAATTCTTATACCCGCTGGAGATGTCGATTAAGGAAAAAATCGAGACCATTGCACGCGAAATTTATGGCGCAGATGGAGTAGATTACTCTCCAGAAGCAGAAAAACAGATTGAAGAATATACCCGAATGGGATTTGATCATCTGCCTATTTGTGTGGCAAAAACTCATCTCAGCCTGAGTGCCGATCCGAATCTGAAAGGCGTCCCCAAAGGTTTCCGCTTACCTGTGCGTGAAATTCGCGCATCTGTTGGCGCTGGCTTCCTGTACCCACTAATTGGAAAGATGAGCACTATGCCCGGATTACCCACACGGCCAGCCTTCTTTGAAATTGATATCGATCCAGAAACGGAGAAAATCATCGGTCTGTCATAG
- the proC gene encoding pyrroline-5-carboxylate reductase, whose protein sequence is MNPKITLIGPGAMGEAIIVGLLSKQITLPEFIFASGPIVERGEELKAKYGIVPLTDNVQAVQQADLVIMAVKPQILKKVMRGLKGHIPAQALVLSIVAGASIQTLSEGLAHTAIVRAMPNTPAQIGEGITVWTASPSVTPEQMELARQVLTALGAEIYEEEESHLDMATALSGTGPAYVFLFMEALIDAGVHMGFARKTAEQLVTQTILGSVLYYKKIGIHPAQLRNQVTSPGGTSAEALYYLEKAGFRTALSRAIWAAYERSLELGKGLNSKPPESKGEG, encoded by the coding sequence ATGAATCCAAAAATTACCTTAATTGGCCCCGGGGCGATGGGGGAGGCTATCATTGTAGGATTATTAAGCAAGCAAATTACCCTGCCTGAGTTTATTTTTGCGTCAGGTCCCATTGTAGAACGTGGTGAAGAGCTGAAAGCCAAATACGGGATTGTCCCACTGACGGATAATGTGCAGGCCGTGCAACAAGCAGACCTGGTTATTATGGCCGTTAAGCCTCAAATTCTCAAGAAAGTCATGAGAGGATTAAAAGGGCACATTCCCGCTCAAGCACTTGTGCTTTCGATTGTGGCGGGTGCATCTATTCAAACGTTGAGCGAAGGATTAGCCCATACCGCAATTGTCCGCGCCATGCCCAATACACCGGCGCAAATCGGAGAAGGCATCACGGTGTGGACGGCTTCTCCATCCGTTACCCCGGAACAAATGGAACTGGCAAGGCAGGTTCTCACTGCACTGGGGGCGGAAATTTACGAAGAGGAAGAATCTCATCTGGATATGGCAACGGCTTTATCCGGTACAGGCCCTGCGTATGTTTTCCTTTTCATGGAAGCCTTGATTGATGCTGGCGTACATATGGGGTTTGCCCGCAAAACAGCGGAGCAACTGGTGACGCAAACCATTTTGGGTTCAGTCCTTTATTACAAGAAGATAGGTATTCATCCTGCACAATTGAGGAATCAAGTTACCTCGCCTGGTGGCACTTCCGCTGAAGCATTATATTACCTGGAAAAAGCCGGGTTCCGTACGGCTCTTTCCCGAGCCATATGGGCAGCGTATGAGCGTTCTCTGGAGTTGGGGAAGGGGTTGAACAGTAAACCACCTGAAAGCAAGGGGGAAGGATAA